From Neobacillus sp. PS2-9, the proteins below share one genomic window:
- a CDS encoding TerD family protein, whose protein sequence is MGVTLSKGQKVDLTKSYPSIQNVVVGLGWNISHMGSNFDLDASAFLLGESGKANSDQDFVFYNHPSGGNGSIIYSGDNRTGVGERDDEQIRIDLNRVPSHIHRIAFTITIHDAQVKGQNFGQISDAYVRIFNEMTNEELIRFNLGRDFTVETAIVAAELYRHNGEWKFNAIASGFQGGLAALCRNFGITVDDPPVSAPSTLPYQQSTNQPNVTTNYNQQSQTFQQNNRNPYQQSQGMQTSYQQPVHLQPDSAFQQPSYGYPAQSAFPSTSGSNHTYGGDEIVCPRCHSSNVRTGKKGFGLGKAAIGGLILGPVGLLGGFIGKNQLKFSCNNCGSTWSPSQTDYAEWANNQKRRAQELFNRYKSQDVLEAVVAACALVAMADGYLDTVERQKMIEFVHQSDELRVFDTNKVIQKFNFFVSRIENDRMMGSAEAFRALGKVRTKPEIARLVARYCIAIGYADGNFDNNEKQMVADICRELGLNPAEFLS, encoded by the coding sequence GTGGGTGTTACTCTTAGCAAGGGGCAAAAAGTGGATTTAACGAAATCATATCCTAGCATTCAAAATGTCGTAGTCGGCTTAGGTTGGAATATTAGTCATATGGGGTCAAATTTTGATTTGGATGCTTCAGCATTTTTACTAGGAGAATCTGGCAAGGCAAATAGTGATCAAGACTTTGTTTTTTACAATCATCCCTCTGGTGGAAATGGTTCAATCATTTATAGCGGTGACAACCGCACAGGAGTTGGAGAGCGAGACGACGAACAAATCAGAATAGATTTAAATCGTGTCCCATCCCATATCCACCGCATTGCTTTTACGATCACGATTCACGATGCACAGGTTAAAGGGCAAAATTTTGGACAAATATCCGATGCTTATGTTCGCATCTTTAATGAAATGACCAACGAAGAATTAATTAGATTTAACCTTGGTAGAGATTTTACCGTGGAAACAGCGATAGTTGCTGCTGAATTATACCGGCATAATGGAGAATGGAAATTCAATGCGATCGCTAGCGGCTTTCAAGGCGGATTAGCAGCACTATGCCGGAATTTTGGGATTACTGTTGATGACCCTCCTGTGAGTGCGCCATCGACACTGCCCTACCAACAATCTACTAACCAACCAAACGTTACCACTAACTATAATCAGCAATCACAAACGTTCCAACAAAATAATAGAAATCCATACCAGCAAAGCCAAGGAATGCAAACCTCCTACCAACAGCCAGTTCATCTTCAGCCAGACTCAGCGTTCCAGCAGCCTTCTTATGGATATCCGGCACAGTCTGCCTTTCCATCGACTTCTGGTTCCAACCATACGTATGGTGGAGACGAAATTGTATGTCCTCGCTGTCATTCCTCTAATGTTCGAACGGGTAAAAAAGGATTCGGACTAGGAAAAGCGGCTATTGGAGGGTTAATCCTTGGGCCAGTTGGTTTACTTGGCGGCTTTATTGGAAAGAATCAACTAAAGTTCTCATGTAATAACTGTGGCAGTACATGGTCCCCTTCCCAAACAGATTATGCGGAATGGGCCAATAATCAAAAAAGAAGAGCACAAGAATTATTTAATCGTTATAAAAGCCAGGATGTTCTTGAAGCAGTTGTAGCGGCTTGCGCGTTGGTAGCCATGGCTGATGGATATCTAGACACAGTGGAACGTCAGAAAATGATAGAATTTGTTCATCAAAGTGATGAATTACGAGTCTTTGACACCAATAAGGTCATTCAGAAATTCAACTTCTTTGTTTCTAGAATTGAAAATGATCGGATGATGGGCAGCGCAGAAGCGTTCCGAGCTCTTGGAAAAGTAAGAACCAAACCTGAAATAGCCCGATTGGTTGCCCGTTATTGCATTGCAATCGGCTATGCGGATGGAAATTTTGACAACAATGAAAAACAAATGGTGGCTGATATCTGTCGTGAACTTGGCTTAAACCCTGCTGAATTCCTTTCGTAA
- the selB gene encoding selenocysteine-specific translation elongation factor → MAGHIDHGKTSLTKALTNVDTDRLKEEKERQISIELGFAPLYEDDEIQISVIDVPGHERFIRQMIAGVAGIDLVVLVVAADEGVMPQTREHLDILKFLGVKNGLIAISKIDRVDEEFIELVKDDILEELMGTVFEEAPFVLVDSLSGKGIEEIKNVIIKTLKEQEMRDAKGAFRLPIDQVFTVKGQGTVVRGTVYEGTVEEGQVLKIMPKGLEVRARQIQVHHKPAQKAYAGQRTAINLSSISKEDLERGDVLVSSEHFIVTKTVDVAIRVVEDLEHMVKQRMPIKLHIGTAEVMGRIVFFDRNEIKEENGEILCQLRLEEEILTKRGDRFILRRPSPQETIGGGWVIDPRGSKYRFGNQTIDELEKKKVGSPRERITAALIEAKSLPLAELIKRTALDEAILIQHLDNPEFVFYNGKEYTLQLLINAIEEDIFDRLQEFHLSHSMKIGINKAELLQTMQKGFPKSLLDFVVENGISKGVFNRKEQFVFLASFVPHVPKNWSRRTENLLEEMKKDGLKVRYLNDYFSAAGIPENLVFDLKKFLEEQALIVPLDEQFAYHLDIFTEAVSKLQSQTGSEFEVGEAKDILDLSRKYMIPFLERLDAKGLTKRVENKRKWVS, encoded by the coding sequence ATGGCAGGGCATATTGATCACGGGAAAACATCCTTAACAAAAGCGCTGACCAATGTGGATACAGATCGGTTAAAAGAAGAAAAAGAACGACAAATCTCCATCGAATTGGGATTCGCTCCTCTGTATGAAGATGACGAAATACAGATTTCAGTGATAGATGTTCCAGGCCATGAACGGTTTATTAGGCAAATGATAGCTGGAGTAGCGGGAATCGATTTGGTGGTGTTAGTGGTAGCTGCGGATGAAGGCGTTATGCCGCAAACTAGGGAGCATTTAGATATATTAAAATTCTTAGGTGTAAAAAATGGTCTGATTGCCATCTCTAAAATTGATCGGGTAGATGAAGAATTCATTGAACTTGTTAAGGATGATATTTTAGAAGAGCTAATGGGGACTGTTTTTGAAGAAGCCCCTTTTGTACTTGTAGACAGTTTATCAGGAAAGGGCATTGAGGAAATAAAAAATGTAATTATTAAAACGCTAAAAGAACAGGAAATGCGAGATGCGAAAGGGGCATTCCGTCTGCCAATCGATCAAGTGTTTACCGTGAAAGGTCAAGGAACCGTTGTTCGTGGAACTGTTTATGAGGGAACGGTGGAAGAGGGACAAGTGCTGAAGATCATGCCTAAAGGACTGGAAGTAAGAGCACGGCAGATTCAAGTACATCATAAGCCTGCACAAAAAGCCTATGCAGGCCAAAGGACAGCGATTAACCTCTCTAGTATTTCAAAGGAAGATTTAGAGCGGGGGGATGTTCTCGTTTCTTCCGAGCATTTTATTGTTACAAAAACAGTAGATGTTGCTATTCGTGTGGTTGAGGATCTTGAACATATGGTCAAGCAGCGGATGCCAATTAAACTACATATTGGAACAGCAGAGGTTATGGGTAGAATTGTTTTCTTTGATCGTAACGAAATTAAAGAGGAAAATGGAGAAATCCTTTGCCAGCTTCGTCTAGAAGAAGAAATCCTAACAAAGCGGGGCGACCGCTTTATTCTACGTAGACCTAGTCCACAAGAAACCATCGGCGGTGGCTGGGTAATTGATCCACGTGGAAGTAAGTACCGATTCGGGAACCAAACCATAGATGAGCTGGAAAAGAAAAAAGTAGGCTCACCAAGAGAACGGATTACTGCGGCTCTAATTGAAGCGAAGAGTCTTCCGTTAGCGGAGTTAATAAAACGTACTGCACTGGATGAAGCGATATTAATTCAACATTTAGATAATCCTGAATTTGTTTTCTACAATGGAAAAGAGTACACATTACAATTATTAATTAATGCCATAGAAGAAGACATATTCGATCGATTACAGGAATTTCATCTGTCTCATTCAATGAAAATCGGTATAAATAAAGCTGAGTTGTTACAAACCATGCAAAAAGGATTTCCAAAATCCTTACTTGATTTTGTCGTGGAAAATGGAATATCTAAAGGAGTATTTAATCGGAAAGAACAATTTGTATTCCTGGCTTCCTTTGTACCACATGTTCCAAAAAACTGGTCAAGGCGGACAGAGAATTTGCTGGAGGAAATGAAAAAGGATGGCTTAAAGGTCCGCTACTTAAATGACTATTTTTCAGCAGCAGGGATTCCTGAAAATCTTGTATTCGATTTAAAAAAGTTTTTAGAGGAACAAGCACTAATCGTACCATTAGATGAGCAATTTGCCTATCACTTAGATATTTTTACTGAGGCTGTTAGTAAGCTTCAAAGTCAAACCGGATCTGAATTTGAGGTTGGCGAAGCAAAGGATATCTTAGACTTATCGAGAAAATATATGATTCCATTTTTAGAAAGATTGGATGCCAAAGGATTAACAAAAAGAGTAGAAAATAAGCGCAAATGGGTTAGTTAA
- a CDS encoding Nramp family divalent metal transporter, giving the protein MSQTESLAVEGARAAEHRTVSAARDAIDGKVKGIRALLPFLGPAFIASIAYIDPGNFATNIQSGARFGYKMLWVIVLANLMAMLLQNMSGKLGIATGRSLPEICRDYMPKWLVLIMWIVSELAAMATDLAEFLGATLALNLLAGIPMLFATIITGVVTYLILLLEKYGFRPLEKFIAAFAVLIGLCYLVETVLSQPDLSQIAYHSVVPWLGNNESILLAVGVIGATVMPHAIYLHSSLTQGRIVPRNDSEKVKIQKFSTKEIFIAMTLAGFVNLSMMYMAASVFNSSGHSQIADIQSAYHTLTPLLGSAAASVFLISLLASGISSSVVGTMAGQVIMQGFVGFTIPLWFRRLITMLPTVIIVAMGVDPTRTLVISQVVLSIVLPFPIIALIYFTQKKDLMGVLTNKRITTVLATLFAITILGLNVWLVIQTFLG; this is encoded by the coding sequence ATGAGCCAGACCGAATCACTAGCAGTTGAAGGGGCTCGAGCAGCAGAACACCGAACAGTTTCTGCCGCTAGAGATGCCATTGACGGAAAGGTTAAAGGCATACGGGCATTACTACCGTTCCTTGGGCCCGCCTTCATTGCCTCCATTGCTTATATCGATCCAGGGAATTTTGCTACTAACATTCAGAGCGGTGCACGCTTTGGTTATAAAATGTTATGGGTAATTGTTTTAGCCAACTTAATGGCGATGCTTTTACAAAACATGTCAGGAAAACTAGGTATTGCAACAGGTAGAAGTCTCCCTGAAATTTGTCGGGATTATATGCCAAAATGGCTTGTCCTAATTATGTGGATTGTTTCAGAGTTAGCAGCAATGGCAACCGATCTTGCAGAATTTTTAGGAGCAACACTGGCCTTAAACCTTCTTGCAGGTATACCAATGTTATTTGCTACTATTATTACCGGGGTTGTTACCTATTTAATATTATTGTTAGAAAAGTATGGATTTCGCCCACTTGAAAAGTTTATTGCAGCATTTGCCGTATTGATTGGGTTATGTTACTTAGTGGAAACCGTGCTATCGCAACCAGATCTTTCGCAAATTGCTTATCATAGTGTTGTCCCATGGCTAGGCAATAATGAAAGTATCCTGCTTGCAGTTGGAGTAATCGGTGCTACAGTTATGCCACATGCGATTTATTTACACTCTAGTTTAACTCAAGGACGGATTGTTCCTCGAAATGACTCAGAAAAAGTGAAAATCCAAAAGTTTAGTACGAAAGAGATTTTCATTGCTATGACCTTAGCTGGTTTCGTTAATTTATCGATGATGTACATGGCGGCATCTGTCTTCAATTCTTCTGGTCACAGTCAAATTGCTGACATTCAATCTGCCTATCACACACTCACTCCGTTGCTTGGCTCTGCCGCAGCTAGTGTGTTTCTCATTTCCTTACTTGCCTCAGGGATTTCAAGTTCTGTGGTTGGTACGATGGCTGGCCAGGTGATCATGCAAGGGTTTGTTGGTTTTACCATACCGCTTTGGTTCCGTCGTCTGATTACCATGCTCCCAACGGTAATAATCGTTGCAATGGGGGTCGACCCAACCCGAACACTTGTTATTAGCCAAGTTGTTTTAAGTATTGTTTTGCCTTTTCCCATTATTGCATTAATCTACTTTACCCAAAAGAAAGATCTAATGGGGGTATTAACGAATAAACGAATAACAACAGTATTAGCCACACTATTTGCTATCACTATATTGGGATTAAATGTGTGGTTGGTTATTCAGACGTTTTTAGGCTAA
- a CDS encoding VOC family protein: MIKGLYEAHLPVKNLEFSIEFYRKLGLKLAWRNEDSAFFWIEEGKSWLGLWEGKEYQTPYHPSLKHIAFRVTYQDLKESLKWLESIQVEPVQFGRRTSIEPFIRPNQGNASVYFNDPDGNSLELMCYVDVPNELKHITEKLSVEDWENLVNNKLK, translated from the coding sequence ATGATAAAGGGGCTTTATGAAGCACATTTACCTGTGAAAAATTTAGAATTTTCAATTGAATTTTACCGAAAATTAGGTTTGAAATTAGCTTGGCGTAATGAAGACAGTGCATTCTTTTGGATAGAAGAAGGAAAAAGCTGGTTGGGATTATGGGAAGGAAAGGAATACCAAACTCCATACCATCCTTCTTTAAAGCATATTGCATTTAGAGTCACATATCAGGATTTAAAAGAGTCTTTAAAATGGCTTGAATCCATCCAAGTTGAACCTGTACAATTTGGAAGAAGAACATCAATAGAACCATTTATAAGACCAAATCAAGGAAATGCATCGGTATATTTTAATGACCCAGATGGAAATAGTTTAGAATTGATGTGCTATGTTGACGTTCCAAATGAATTAAAACATATTACGGAGAAGTTGTCAGTTGAGGACTGGGAGAATTTAGTTAATAATAAATTAAAATAA
- a CDS encoding DUF4190 domain-containing protein — protein MENKISNGKAIASLILGILSIITVILPGVILGIIGLILGIIGLKEINGFTQQGRKMAVAGIICSGIGISFSILVPVIGYLVFMTNIFD, from the coding sequence TTGGAAAATAAAATATCCAACGGTAAAGCTATTGCATCTTTAATTCTAGGTATTCTATCAATTATTACTGTAATTCTTCCGGGGGTCATACTTGGCATAATTGGTCTTATACTTGGAATTATCGGCTTAAAAGAAATAAATGGTTTTACTCAGCAGGGGAGGAAAATGGCAGTCGCAGGAATCATTTGTAGCGGTATCGGTATTTCATTTTCGATACTAGTACCAGTTATCGGTTATTTAGTTTTTATGACCAATATTTTTGATTAA
- the ltrA gene encoding group II intron reverse transcriptase/maturase, which yields METKLLRIAELAKSEPKMKFTSLAHLLNKQSLTQCHHELPNKKATGINGTTKEQYSDSLDENIEDLVSRLKSKSYRPVPVRRMYIPKLNSNKMRPLGIPEHEDKIVQKGITKILNAIYENDFLDCSFGFRPNRNCHDALKILNQYIEKRAVSYVVDVDIKGFFDNVDHKWMMEFLKLRITDPNLLRIISRFLKGGHMEEGKKYKTDNGTPQGGVISPILVNVYLHYVLNLWFEKVVRKQYKGQAYIVRYADDFVCCFQNKSEAEQFFHSLKARLKKFNLEIAEDKTKIIPFGRFAENNARREGNSKPATFDFLGFTHYCGKSKQGKFRVKRKSSRKKVQGKLRESKEWLKTNRNKDIHTIMDRFKRSLIGYYNYYCITDNTQTVNNFKEKIEYLLFKWLNRRSQRKSFTWDKFNLFLRKYPLPSPRIKVNIYDLRKEISYIL from the coding sequence ATGGAAACAAAACTACTAAGGATAGCAGAATTAGCAAAATCCGAGCCTAAAATGAAATTCACATCTCTTGCGCATTTATTGAATAAGCAATCTCTAACTCAGTGTCATCATGAACTGCCTAATAAAAAGGCAACTGGTATTAATGGAACGACAAAAGAACAATACAGTGACAGCCTGGACGAAAACATAGAGGACTTAGTAAGTAGGCTTAAAAGCAAAAGTTATCGTCCTGTTCCAGTAAGACGAATGTATATTCCAAAACTCAATTCAAACAAGATGAGACCATTGGGTATACCGGAACATGAAGATAAAATTGTTCAAAAAGGCATTACGAAGATATTAAATGCCATCTATGAAAATGACTTTCTAGACTGCTCATTTGGGTTCCGTCCAAATAGAAACTGCCACGATGCGCTGAAAATACTGAATCAATATATTGAGAAGAGAGCAGTAAGTTATGTAGTCGATGTAGATATTAAAGGCTTCTTTGATAACGTTGACCACAAATGGATGATGGAATTCTTGAAACTCCGTATCACTGACCCTAACCTACTGAGAATAATCAGCAGGTTTCTTAAAGGTGGACACATGGAGGAAGGTAAGAAATACAAGACAGACAATGGTACACCGCAAGGTGGAGTGATATCTCCGATATTAGTCAATGTCTATCTCCATTACGTTCTTAATCTATGGTTTGAAAAAGTGGTTAGGAAACAATATAAAGGCCAGGCATATATAGTAAGATACGCAGATGATTTTGTTTGTTGTTTTCAGAATAAAAGTGAAGCCGAGCAATTCTTCCATTCATTAAAAGCGAGATTAAAGAAATTTAACCTGGAAATAGCTGAGGATAAAACTAAAATAATTCCCTTCGGACGGTTCGCAGAAAATAATGCAAGGCGAGAGGGAAACAGTAAACCAGCTACCTTTGATTTCCTAGGGTTTACCCACTATTGCGGGAAAAGCAAACAAGGGAAATTTCGAGTAAAACGAAAATCTAGCAGGAAGAAAGTCCAAGGCAAACTAAGAGAATCTAAAGAATGGCTGAAGACTAATAGAAATAAAGATATTCATACAATTATGGATAGATTTAAACGCTCACTTATAGGTTATTACAACTATTATTGCATCACGGATAACACTCAAACTGTTAACAACTTCAAAGAGAAAATCGAATACTTACTATTTAAATGGCTAAACAGAAGAAGTCAAAGGAAGTCCTTTACATGGGATAAATTTAATCTTTTTCTTCGTAAATATCCACTTCCTTCACCAAGAATCAAAGTGAACATCTATGATCTTAGAAAAGAGATTAGCTACATTCTGTAA
- a CDS encoding aminoglycoside phosphotransferase family protein encodes MEINNRITAILIENYGIEATSIEQRPGGWSALAFFVEDQCKKYFLKVYNKRKPSIAPYIDAIDRYTPLIKWMYNHTDLKNNLANPIFTKYKSNKCEDEQYVYLLSEYIEGTTIGDKQLSQNHVNELAKILGLLHMNTSNIPNGLKQQQVNENFDIDFCENLYSFIKKDLENKDNRVLEIVKPYTGTLLEKINRKRYLSNTLISKPYQFVLSHADAHNWNVMQGEYLVLIDWECLKLAPQEQDLILIITEPYAGQFVNEYRKYMKYESPDFDAFEFYFLKRKLEDIWEWIKNLRFEGHIRSEEVTLELLKLSLDSCTRTESFRSEIQEVFN; translated from the coding sequence ATGGAGATTAATAATAGGATTACTGCTATATTGATTGAAAACTATGGAATTGAAGCAACGTCAATTGAACAACGTCCAGGCGGCTGGTCGGCTTTAGCATTTTTCGTGGAAGATCAATGTAAAAAGTATTTTTTAAAAGTATATAACAAAAGAAAGCCGTCCATTGCTCCATATATTGATGCAATTGATAGATATACTCCCTTAATAAAGTGGATGTATAACCATACTGATTTAAAAAACAATCTCGCTAATCCAATCTTTACGAAATACAAAAGTAATAAATGCGAAGACGAACAGTACGTGTATTTGCTTTCAGAATATATTGAGGGAACTACCATTGGAGACAAACAGCTAAGTCAAAATCATGTGAATGAACTGGCTAAGATTCTTGGATTACTTCATATGAACACTTCAAATATTCCTAATGGACTAAAACAGCAGCAGGTAAACGAAAATTTTGACATAGATTTCTGCGAAAACTTATATTCTTTTATAAAAAAGGATTTGGAAAATAAAGATAATAGGGTTTTAGAAATTGTGAAGCCTTATACCGGCACTTTATTAGAAAAGATTAACAGAAAGAGGTATTTATCAAATACTTTGATAAGCAAACCATATCAGTTTGTTTTGTCTCATGCAGATGCTCATAATTGGAATGTTATGCAAGGGGAATACCTTGTGCTTATTGACTGGGAATGTCTAAAACTTGCTCCACAAGAACAAGACCTGATTTTAATCATTACAGAGCCATATGCTGGACAATTCGTAAATGAATACAGGAAATATATGAAGTATGAGTCTCCTGATTTTGATGCCTTTGAATTTTATTTCTTAAAGAGGAAACTTGAAGATATATGGGAGTGGATTAAGAACTTACGTTTTGAGGGTCATATTAGATCGGAGGAAGTAACACTCGAACTTCTAAAGTTGAGTCTTGATTCCTGTACAAGAACTGAGAGCTTTCGGTCGGAGATTCAAGAAGTCTTTAATTAA
- a CDS encoding NUDIX domain-containing protein, whose product MLTMVEECVESFGLQVPGGTLEPGEKLEDCLLREIYEEAELSNVKVNSYLGEHTTFSKRKTQ is encoded by the coding sequence ATGCTAACAATGGTAGAAGAATGTGTTGAGTCTTTTGGGCTCCAAGTACCAGGTGGCACTTTAGAGCCAGGAGAAAAATTGGAAGATTGTTTGTTAAGAGAGATCTATGAAGAAGCTGAACTTAGCAATGTAAAAGTAAATTCATACTTGGGAGAACATACTACTTTCTCAAAAAGAAAAACGCAGTGA
- a CDS encoding methyl-accepting chemotaxis protein encodes MLKVLQSLRFKMLSLLIILLVIPISIAGYYLYLHITDDLTQMEKERVYSTSLASDKLIMNLGNQLLDTAKSNAYWEDYRLAVETKDVTWIDDNVNTIKSTVPNLHFIATTDLDGNVLSEVGNVKEFSGKLSNPEIKGKLKNINDFSGLITTSKGLAVIAVSKITNEEGNASPTGIIIFGRILDNKALNEIKATLHTDIAILTENGTLLTTSSKVDKSKLLHYVTEKNPNLLSFNTSHFKSIEYAEMVSALKDFTNKPIGVLLVNEKQTTSTSVKSSLINVYLLISMIFIFILGLLSLLIYKFIIKPIQQIVAISEDVSKGNLKNEVNQKILKRKDELGTLGFSMNILIMNFRNLMKEIKKNIDHSANNAQELEGSMNKANDSVNKLVVSIQQVAGNTSLSASNIEEIAAAVEQMSASINLVAENGESLATSAEETSSAIQEMMASIEQVAANVSNTEETVDQISTSIEEMSHSIKGVNNNANILASASEQTAETIEEMVVSIKQVADSAQTVNQLSQFVKGDALEGTASLNETLNGMNEISQAIEQASLVMESLGENSKEIGSIIEVIDNIADQTNLLALNAAIEAARAGDHGKGFAVVAEEVRKLAEQSANATKEIAVLIKGIQSETTIAVASIKEGTEKVNQGNRLAAKTNQAIIKITDGIARVTEEMNQIAKATVEQSAKSERIIQSVENAKKLAMEMTLSTKEETITAEEIFNRILTIKEQIQQISIATSEQAKGSQAIVAAVEDVTHKSSSVTIATKEQGLTAEDIVQNINIMKEMTREMTIATNDQARYGKEIALEVENVLKQTEELYNSIETQTKEVGDVAQVMINVSTQAEN; translated from the coding sequence ATGTTAAAAGTACTACAATCATTGCGATTCAAAATGCTTTCTCTATTAATTATACTTTTGGTTATCCCTATTTCCATTGCAGGTTATTATTTATATTTGCATATAACCGATGATTTAACACAAATGGAAAAAGAAAGAGTTTATTCAACAAGTCTGGCAAGCGATAAACTAATAATGAACTTGGGCAATCAACTTTTAGACACGGCAAAGTCTAACGCCTATTGGGAAGATTATAGATTGGCAGTTGAAACCAAAGATGTAACATGGATAGATGATAATGTTAACACAATAAAAAGTACTGTTCCTAATTTACATTTTATTGCAACAACAGACTTAGATGGAAATGTCCTATCAGAGGTCGGAAATGTGAAAGAGTTTTCTGGCAAACTGAGTAATCCCGAGATTAAAGGGAAACTGAAAAATATCAATGACTTTTCAGGTCTTATAACTACCTCAAAAGGATTAGCAGTTATCGCTGTCTCAAAAATTACCAACGAAGAAGGCAATGCCAGCCCAACAGGGATAATAATTTTCGGGAGAATACTGGATAATAAGGCTCTAAATGAAATTAAGGCAACTTTACATACTGACATTGCTATATTAACCGAAAATGGAACATTATTAACTACTTCGTCTAAAGTTGATAAAAGTAAACTTTTACATTACGTAACTGAAAAGAATCCAAATCTGCTGAGTTTTAATACCTCACATTTTAAATCAATTGAATATGCTGAAATGGTATCTGCATTAAAAGACTTTACCAATAAACCGATAGGCGTTTTATTGGTGAACGAAAAACAAACAACAAGTACATCTGTTAAAAGCAGTTTAATCAACGTTTACCTTCTCATCAGTATGATTTTCATTTTTATATTGGGATTACTCTCTTTATTGATTTATAAGTTTATTATAAAACCCATTCAGCAAATAGTAGCCATCTCAGAAGATGTTTCAAAAGGAAACCTGAAAAATGAAGTAAACCAAAAGATCCTTAAGCGAAAAGATGAGCTGGGTACATTAGGTTTTTCAATGAATATTTTAATTATGAATTTCCGAAATTTAATGAAGGAAATTAAGAAAAACATCGATCATTCAGCCAATAATGCCCAAGAATTAGAAGGATCTATGAATAAAGCAAACGATTCCGTAAATAAGTTAGTTGTTTCTATTCAGCAAGTAGCAGGAAACACTAGTTTGTCTGCATCCAATATTGAGGAAATCGCTGCAGCAGTGGAACAAATGAGTGCTTCTATTAATTTAGTGGCGGAAAACGGGGAAAGTTTAGCAACTTCAGCTGAAGAAACTTCTTCTGCTATTCAAGAGATGATGGCATCCATTGAACAAGTGGCTGCTAATGTGAGTAATACGGAAGAAACGGTTGACCAGATTTCAACTTCCATTGAAGAAATGAGCCATTCTATTAAAGGTGTAAATAATAATGCCAATATATTAGCTTCAGCTTCAGAACAGACCGCTGAAACGATTGAGGAGATGGTAGTATCCATTAAGCAAGTGGCAGATAGTGCCCAAACAGTGAATCAACTTAGTCAATTCGTAAAAGGAGATGCACTTGAGGGAACTGCTTCTTTAAACGAAACATTGAATGGAATGAATGAGATTTCTCAAGCCATTGAACAAGCCAGCCTGGTCATGGAGTCATTAGGGGAAAATTCCAAAGAGATTGGCAGTATTATTGAGGTAATTGATAACATTGCCGACCAAACAAATTTGTTAGCGCTGAATGCAGCGATTGAAGCGGCCCGAGCGGGTGATCACGGAAAGGGCTTTGCAGTGGTTGCTGAAGAAGTGCGTAAACTAGCGGAACAGTCTGCTAATGCAACGAAAGAAATTGCTGTTCTGATTAAGGGAATTCAATCGGAAACTACCATTGCAGTCGCCTCTATTAAAGAGGGAACCGAAAAAGTTAATCAAGGAAATCGTTTAGCAGCAAAAACGAATCAGGCGATTATAAAAATTACAGACGGAATTGCTCGAGTAACAGAGGAAATGAACCAGATTGCAAAAGCAACAGTGGAACAAAGCGCTAAGAGTGAAAGGATCATTCAGTCAGTTGAAAATGCTAAAAAACTAGCAATGGAAATGACGCTTTCTACCAAAGAGGAGACAATCACTGCTGAAGAAATCTTTAACAGAATCCTCACAATAAAAGAACAAATTCAACAAATTTCTATTGCAACCTCTGAACAAGCAAAAGGCAGCCAAGCAATCGTTGCAGCAGTAGAGGACGTAACCCATAAATCTAGTTCTGTGACCATTGCAACAAAGGAGCAAGGACTTACTGCTGAGGACATCGTTCAAAATATCAATATCATGAAAGAAATGACTAGAGAAATGACAATTGCAACGAATGACCAAGCAAGATACGGAAAGGAAATTGCATTAGAAGTAGAGAATGTCCTTAAACAAACAGAAGAATTATATAATAGTATTGAAACTCAAACAAAAGAAGTAGGAGATGTAGCCCAAGTAATGATCAATGTTAGTACACAAGCCGAAAACTAA
- a CDS encoding YjcZ family sporulation protein has translation MGTSFALIVVLFILLIIVGASFMRGGY, from the coding sequence ATGGGTACAAGTTTTGCTTTGATTGTTGTTCTATTCATCCTTTTAATCATTGTTGGCGCATCCTTCATGCGTGGAGGATACTAA
- a CDS encoding aspartyl-phosphate phosphatase Spo0E family protein has translation MLPIPTLDIKIPLLLEIKSLQKEMIEIGYKEGFASQKTLEISQKLDQYILTYQKMKH, from the coding sequence ATGTTACCAATTCCCACTCTCGATATAAAAATCCCTTTATTGCTTGAAATCAAATCATTACAAAAAGAAATGATTGAAATAGGTTATAAAGAAGGATTTGCAAGCCAGAAAACATTAGAAATTAGTCAAAAGTTAGATCAATACATATTAACTTATCAAAAGATGAAACACTGA